Part of the Aneurinibacillus sp. REN35 genome, TCTTTGGGCAGATAGCCTTTCTCAGCTAGCGCCGCGTACAATACCGGACTCGCATGTCCTTTACTTAGAACAAAACGGTCACGATCCGGGTCATTCACCTTGTCGGCTCCTACGTTCATCTCATGAAAATACAGTACGGCTAAGATATCAGCCGCTGAAAGCGAGCCGCCCGGATGGCCGGAATTAGCTGCTGCCACCATTTTTACGATTTCCTGACGCATATTGTTCGCATGCTGTGCAAGCGATGCGATTGTCTCCTCTGCAATTGCCGTCATTCTCTTGCCTCCATCTACCCAAGTTTTTATATAGACATCTCTTTGCACAGTTTTTGTCCCTATCGCAAAAAGAACGCCGATATGTCGTATGTAATCCTATCAAGCATCCGCTAACTGTGACGGAAGCCTTCGCCAAGCACCTCATTCGCATCGCTTACGATAACGAAGGCTGCCGGGTCAATTCGCTTCACAATCGTTTTGAGCCGAGCGAGTTGGTTCTGTGCCACGACACACATTAATACGGGCCGCTCTTCGTCCGTATAGCCGCCATGCGCGGCCAGACGCGTCACGCCCCGGTCCATCTCATACAAAATCGCATCACGAATTTCATCTCGCTGATTCGAAATAATAAATGCCATCTTCGCATAGCCAAGTCCCACCTGTACTGCGTCAATGGTCTTCCCGGTAATATAGAGCGTAATGAGGGCATACAGCGCCTTCTCCGGGCCGAATACAAAAGCCGCAGTCAGTACTACCAACCCGTCAATAGCAAGCACAGCCACACCCAGACTGAATCCAAGATAGCGATGCAGAATTTGTGCCAGCAGATCCGTTCCTCCGGTCGATGCGCCCGCTCGAAACACAAGACCAATTCCTACACCGACACCAACACCCCCATATAACGCCGCTAGCAGCGGTTCATGGGTAATCGTCTGCCAATTCTCTGTCATAAGAACGAACAACGGCAGCACAAATGTGCCGTACAAGGTCTTCACTCCAAATTGACGGCCCAACACAAAAAAACCGATAATAACGAACAAAAAATTAAGCACCCACTGCGTATATGCCGGACGAATGCCGAACAAATAGCCTGTGATAATGCTAATGCCGCTCACACCACCTGAAGCAATCTGAAACGAGTTCAAAAACAGATTGAATGCCACAGCGACGCAAAATGCGCCTGCCGTAAGCAGAACATACTGTTTGATTCCTGTTATCCATGCAGGAGGCTTTGTATGAGTCGTTGCTGTTCTCTGGCGCATGTCCACTCATTCGCTTTCCTAATAAGGATGTCATGCATATACATCATTCATAGATGGAAAAAAGACGCGCTGGCATCTTCCTCCATCTATGCATGATAACTCTTAGCACTTGCACGAAGACACATACGTTTATGATTCTGTCGAATGACCCAACTGCTGGCGCAGATACGCATCAATAAACGGTGTCAATTCACCATCCATAACAGCCTGCACATTCCCTGTTTCATGATTTGTGCGATGGTCCTTTACCATACTGTATGGATGGAATACATAGGAGCGGATCTGGCTGCCCCAGCCGATCTCTTTTTGCTCACCGCGCAGCTTCGCGGCTTCCTCTTCCTGCTCCTGAATTTTGCGCTCATATAATTTGGAGCGCAACATCTTCATCGCCTTCTCGCGGTTTTTGATCTGCGAGCGTTCCGTCTGACAGGTCACGACAACACCGGTCGGCGTATGCGTAATCCGCACGGCCGAATCGGTCGTATTGACGTGCTGTCCGCCTGCCCCGCTGGAGCGGTACGTATCGATCTTTAAGTCATCCGGCTTGATATCAATCTCAATATCATCGTCAATCTCAGGTACGACATCACACGACACAAACGACGTATGACGGCGGCCCGACGAATCGAACGGAGAGATGCGCACCAGACGATGCACACCCTTCTCCGCCTTCAGATAGCCGTATGCGTTATGGCCTTTGATCAACAGCGTGACGCTTTTTACACCGGCTTCCTCACCCGGCAGATAATCAAGCGTCTCCACCTTGAAATTCTGCTTCTCCGCCCAGCGGGTATACATACGCAGTAGCATATCCGCCCAATCCTGCGATTCGGTACCACCCGCACCTGGATGAAGCTCAAGGATCGCATTTTTCTTATCGTACGGCTGGCTTAACAGAAGCTGCAGCTCATACTCATTAAGACGCTGCTGCAGCGCTGTCGTTGCCTCCACAATATCGGGAATGAGCGACTCCTCCGCCTCTTCGGCGTACAGGTCCATCATCACTTCAATATCTTCGTACTCGGACTCCATCTCTTCAATGGCTGTCACCGCATCTTTTAGCGCATTCACTTCACCGATGATTACCTGTGCCGCGTCATTATCGTCCCAGAAATTCGGTGCTGCCATCTTTTCTTCTAAGGCCGCAATTTGCTTTTGCTTGCCAGGGAAGTCAAAGAGACCCCCTGATCTCCGCCAATCGCTTGCCGATGGCTGTCATGTGCTGCTTTGCTTCCGTTAGTGGCATGCTCTATTCCTCCTGGCCGCAGCAGTTCTTATACTTCTTCCCGCTGCCGCAGTAGCACGGATCATTGCGGCCAATTTTCGGCTCTTGGCGGCGTACCGGCTTCTTCGGTGCAGGTTCGCCGGAATCCGTCGGTGCCATCGCCTGACCCTTTGCTACTTCCTGACGCTCCAGATTGCTGCCGATATTTGCTTTCATAATATATGTCGCGACTTCTTCTTCGATGCTCGCGATCATCTGATTGAACATCTCATAGCCTTCCATCTGATACTCACGCAGCGGATCGGTCTGGCCGTAAGCACGCAGGTGAATTCCCTGACGGAACTGATCCATCGCATCGATGTGATCCATCCACTTGCTGTCCACAGCGCGCAGCACGACAACCTTCTCGAACTCGCGGAAGTCTTGTTCTTCCATTAATTCTTCCCGCTCCGTATACAGCTTCTCTACAAGGTTGCGGAACACTTCCACAATCTCTTCGCGGTCCTTGCCCCAGATCTCTTTCTTATCAAGCTGACCTTCAAAGAGGAATGAACCGTTGCAGTGATTGAGGAGCGCATCGAGATCCCATTCCTCTTCCACCACTTCATCTGGGCAGTGAATGTCAATCAGACGCTCCACATGCGACATGATCATGCCGATGACTACATCGCGCAGCGAATCAGACTCCAGCACTTCACGACGCTGCTTATAGATTACCGTACGCTGCTGATTCATTACATCATCATACTGCAGGACGACGCGGCGCATATCGAAGTTCGCACCCTCTACGCGCTTCTGGGAGGATTCAATCGCACGAGATACCATCTTACTCTCGATTGGCATATCTTCTTCCATACCAAGACGGTCCATCATGCCCATGATATTCTCGGAGCCGAATTTGCGCATCAGCTCATCCTCAAGTGAAATAAAGAACTGCGAAGAACCCGGGTCCCCTTGACGTCCAGCACGACCGCGCAGCTGATTATCAATGCGGCGGCTCTCATGGCGCTCCGTACCGATAATATGCAGACCGCCAAGTTCGGCGACACCCTCGCCCAATTTAATGTCCGTACCACGGCCCGCCATATTAGTTGCAATCGTAACTGCGCCGCGCTGACCGGCCATGGAGACAATCTCTGCCTCACGGTCATGCTGCTTGGCATTCAGTACTTCATGGCGGATGCCTTTCTTCCGCAGATGGGCTGAGATGAGCTCTGATTTTTCAATAGAGGTCGTACCTACAAGCACCGGACGGCCTTCTTTATGATGCTTCTCCACATCTTCGACCACGGCACGGTATTTGCCGCGTTCTGATTTATAGATCGCATCCGGCTTATCTTCACGGATAACCGGTTTATTGGTTGGGATTACGATAACATACAGTCCATAGATCTTCTGGAATTCTTCTTCCTCTGTCTTCGCTGTACCTGTCATACCACCCAGTTTCTTATACATACGGAAGTAGTTCTGCAGTGTAATCGTCGCAAGCGTCATGCTCTCGTTCTGTACCTGCAGGCCTTCCTTCGCTTCAATCGCCTGATGCAGACCGTCGCTATAGCGGCGTCCCTGCATGAGACGACCGGTAAATTCATCGACAATAATGACCTCACCGTTGTCCACCACATAGTCCGTATCACGCTTCATCATCACACGTGCCTTCAGTGCAATATTGACATGGTGGTTGAGCAGAATATGCTCGGTATCATACAGATTATCGATATTAAATGCACGCTCAACTTCAGCCACACCTTTTTCAGTAAGTGCCGCCGAGTTCGCTTTAATATCAATCGTATAATGCTCTTCTTCTTTTAAACGCGTCACAAAGCGGGCAGCGACATGATACAGTTCAGTCGATTTTTCCGCTTCTCCTGAGATAATCAGCGGGGTACGCGCTTCATCGACAAGAATACTGTCCACCTCATCGACAATACAATAACTCAACGGGCGCTGTACCATCTGTTCTTTATACAGCACCATATTGTCACGCAGGTAATCGAAGCCAAATTCGTTGTTCGTACCGTACGTAATATCGGCGGCATACGCTGCGCGCTTCTCATCCGGCGACATTCCGTTTAAGTTCACTGCCCAGCTTAGTCCGAGGAAGTTATAGATCTGACCCATTTCCTCAGCATCACGTGCCGCCAAATATTCATTGACGGTAATGACATGCACACCATTCCCAGCGAGCGCATTCAAATAAACCGGCAGCGTTGCCACCAGCGTCTTTCCTTCACCGGTACGCATCTCAGCAATCTTGCCTTCATGCAGCACCATACCACCGATTAACTGCACATCATAGTGGCGCATGCTAAGTACACGGCGACCGGCTTCGCGGCAGACCGCGAACGCTTCATACATGATATCATCCAACGTCTCGCCTTTTGCGAGCCGCTCTCTAAACTGTTCGGTTTTATCGCGCAGTTGTTCATCTGTCAACGCCTGCATTTGCGGTTCCAACGCATTAATCTTCTCGACACGCTTGTACAGCTTCTTTACATCGCGTTCGTTGGAATCGCCTATCATCTTTTTCAGTATTCCTAGCATCGGGTATCCAATCCCCTTCCAATCTTCACTCTTCCTTGCTAGTTGAACGGTTGGTCCGCTCTAAATTTTAATTTTAACAGTATCATAAGGGGTTGACAAGAAATATAGAATATTATGGGGAGGCATAGATCATACCAAATATTCACTGTCTGCACATACCCTATCTCATGCAAAAAAAGGCGCCCGAGAGCGCCTTTCATCTGCATCTATACAGTTGTTACACATTCTCCGGCTCAATTAAGCCAAAACGTCCGTCTTTACGGCGATAGACAACATTCACTTCTTCCGTCTCTGCGTTGCTGAACACGAAGAAATTATGGCCTAACATGTCCATCTGCAGCACGGCTTCCTCTGCGTCCATTGGCTTTAAATTGAAGCGCTTCGTCTTCACGATATGGATGGAGTCATCTTCCTCCACCGGCGCTTCTGCACTTTCGATGATTGGTTCCGCATCCACAAACATAGCGCCCTGTTGGCGATATTTGCGATTCACCTTCGTTTTATGCTTACGAATCTGGCGCTCTAACTTCTCAACGACCAGATCAATTGCCGCATACATATCGCTGTTCGTATCTTCAGCGCGAAGAATCACTCCCGGCATCGGGATCGTCACTTCTACTGTATGTTCGCCGCGCAGCACGCGGAGCGTTACATTGCAGGAGAATGAGGA contains:
- a CDS encoding YitT family protein; this encodes MRQRTATTHTKPPAWITGIKQYVLLTAGAFCVAVAFNLFLNSFQIASGGVSGISIITGYLFGIRPAYTQWVLNFLFVIIGFFVLGRQFGVKTLYGTFVLPLFVLMTENWQTITHEPLLAALYGGVGVGVGIGLVFRAGASTGGTDLLAQILHRYLGFSLGVAVLAIDGLVVLTAAFVFGPEKALYALITLYITGKTIDAVQVGLGYAKMAFIISNQRDEIRDAILYEMDRGVTRLAAHGGYTDEERPVLMCVVAQNQLARLKTIVKRIDPAAFVIVSDANEVLGEGFRHS
- the prfB gene encoding peptide chain release factor 2 (programmed frameshift), producing MPLTEAKQHMTAIGKRLAEIRGSLDFPGKQKQIAALEEKMAAPNFWDDNDAAQVIIGEVNALKDAVTAIEEMESEYEDIEVMMDLYAEEAEESLIPDIVEATTALQQRLNEYELQLLLSQPYDKKNAILELHPGAGGTESQDWADMLLRMYTRWAEKQNFKVETLDYLPGEEAGVKSVTLLIKGHNAYGYLKAEKGVHRLVRISPFDSSGRRHTSFVSCDVVPEIDDDIEIDIKPDDLKIDTYRSSGAGGQHVNTTDSAVRITHTPTGVVVTCQTERSQIKNREKAMKMLRSKLYERKIQEQEEEAAKLRGEQKEIGWGSQIRSYVFHPYSMVKDHRTNHETGNVQAVMDGELTPFIDAYLRQQLGHSTES
- the secA gene encoding preprotein translocase subunit SecA encodes the protein MLGILKKMIGDSNERDVKKLYKRVEKINALEPQMQALTDEQLRDKTEQFRERLAKGETLDDIMYEAFAVCREAGRRVLSMRHYDVQLIGGMVLHEGKIAEMRTGEGKTLVATLPVYLNALAGNGVHVITVNEYLAARDAEEMGQIYNFLGLSWAVNLNGMSPDEKRAAYAADITYGTNNEFGFDYLRDNMVLYKEQMVQRPLSYCIVDEVDSILVDEARTPLIISGEAEKSTELYHVAARFVTRLKEEEHYTIDIKANSAALTEKGVAEVERAFNIDNLYDTEHILLNHHVNIALKARVMMKRDTDYVVDNGEVIIVDEFTGRLMQGRRYSDGLHQAIEAKEGLQVQNESMTLATITLQNYFRMYKKLGGMTGTAKTEEEEFQKIYGLYVIVIPTNKPVIREDKPDAIYKSERGKYRAVVEDVEKHHKEGRPVLVGTTSIEKSELISAHLRKKGIRHEVLNAKQHDREAEIVSMAGQRGAVTIATNMAGRGTDIKLGEGVAELGGLHIIGTERHESRRIDNQLRGRAGRQGDPGSSQFFISLEDELMRKFGSENIMGMMDRLGMEEDMPIESKMVSRAIESSQKRVEGANFDMRRVVLQYDDVMNQQRTVIYKQRREVLESDSLRDVVIGMIMSHVERLIDIHCPDEVVEEEWDLDALLNHCNGSFLFEGQLDKKEIWGKDREEIVEVFRNLVEKLYTEREELMEEQDFREFEKVVVLRAVDSKWMDHIDAMDQFRQGIHLRAYGQTDPLREYQMEGYEMFNQMIASIEEEVATYIMKANIGSNLERQEVAKGQAMAPTDSGEPAPKKPVRRQEPKIGRNDPCYCGSGKKYKNCCGQEE
- the hpf gene encoding ribosome hibernation-promoting factor, HPF/YfiA family, with the protein product MQYNTRGENIEVTPALRDYVEKKIGRLERYFENTSSFSCNVTLRVLRGEHTVEVTIPMPGVILRAEDTNSDMYAAIDLVVEKLERQIRKHKTKVNRKYRQQGAMFVDAEPIIESAEAPVEEDDSIHIVKTKRFNLKPMDAEEAVLQMDMLGHNFFVFSNAETEEVNVVYRRKDGRFGLIEPENV